One window of the Rosa rugosa chromosome 3, drRosRugo1.1, whole genome shotgun sequence genome contains the following:
- the LOC133737945 gene encoding uncharacterized protein LOC133737945: MRDLREGSRSMKAGRRRGEDIGGPNPRDLTSLSHFDTSCSSFTPLSLLSLNQSTQKKRPRRLKASNPAISSLLERRVNSLSQSLVSDQIGQSGEYFYGLGRTLQDNMMEYCIGIIELNLMMMVGEKQRKYGLWKGAMEGTSDF; encoded by the exons ATGAGGGACTTGAGGGAGGGGTCGCGGTCGATGAAGGcggggagaaggagaggagaggataTCGGTGgg CCTAACCCTCGCGACCTCACCTCATTGTCTCATTTCGACACTTCCTGCTCCTCTTTCACGCCGCTTTCACTCCTCTCCCTCAACCAGTCAACCCAGAAGAAGCGACCTCGACGGCTCAAAGCCTCAAACCCAGCTATCTCTTCTCTTCTCGAGAGAAGAGTCAattcactctctcagtctctcgtTTCTGACCAGATCGGCCAATCGG GGGAATATTTTTATGGGCTTGGGCGGACTCTTCAAGACAACATGATGGAGTATTGTATTGgaattattgaattgaatttgatgatgatggtgggtgAGAAACAGAGAAAGTATGG GTTGTGGAAGGGAGCTATGGAAGGGACATCTGacttttaa